In Ochotona princeps isolate mOchPri1 chromosome 22, mOchPri1.hap1, whole genome shotgun sequence, the following are encoded in one genomic region:
- the MTG2 gene encoding mitochondrial ribosome-associated GTPase 2, whose translation MRAGLGAGPEVAGRFLRLEGGAWCWAMARLGLFSVRSQTMLDSLGCWAASQRLSRQPKPARPFSLGCVDQTRHQEPPRKKLLSEKKLKRHTVDHRRVLVRGGSGGAGASCFHSEPRKEFGGPDGGDGGHGGHVILKVDQQVTSLSSVLSRYQGSSGQDGGRKNCCGRGGAALYVRVPVGTLVKEGGKVVADLCRPGEEYIAARGGAGGKGNRFFLANNNRAPVTCMPGQPGQERVLHLELKTMAHAGLVGFPNAGKSSLLRAISNARPAVAAYPFTTLSPHIGIVHYEGHQQIAVADIPGIVRGAHQNRGLGLAFLRHIERCRFLLFVVDLSLPEPWTQVGHLKHELEMYQQGLSQRPHAVVANKLDLPEARASLPQLRARLGQGVIVLSAVTGENLEELLLRLKGLHEACGEAERGQGRLPLGW comes from the exons ATGCGCGCAGGGTTGGGGGCGGGGCCGGAAGTCGCGGGCCGCTTCCTGCGCCTGGAGGGCGGCGCTTGGTGTT GGGCCATGGCACGTCTGGGGCTTTTCTCCGTGAGATCTCAGACCATGTTGGACAGCCTGGGGTGCTGGGCTGCGTCCCAGCGACTCTCTCGACAGCCCAAGCCTGCCAGGCCGTTCTCCCTCGGCTGCGTGGACCAGACCCGGCACCAGGAGCCCCCCAGGAAGAAGCTGCTCTCTGAGAAAAAGCTG AAAAGACACACTGTGGACCATCGGAGAGTGCTTGTCCgaggaggaagtggaggtgctggtgCGAGCTGTTTCCACAGCGAGCCCCGCAAGGAGTTTGGAGGCCCTGACGGTGGAGATGGGGGCCACGGCGGCCATGTCATCCTGAAAG TCGACCAGCAGGTCACGTCCCTGTCGTCGGTGCTGTCACGGTACCAGGGCTCCAGTGGACAAGATGGCGGCCGCAAGAACTGCTGTGGGCGAGGGGGCGCCGCCCTGTATGTCCGG GTCCCTGTGGGCACACTGGTGAAGGAAGGAGGTAAAGTTGTGGCCGACCTGTGTCGCCCTGGTGAGGAGTACATTGCCGCCCGGGGGGGCGCCGGAGGCAAAGGCAACCGCTTCTTCCTGGCCAACAACAACCGCGCGCCTGTGACCTGCATGCCCGGCCAGCCCGGCCAGGAAcgggttctccacctggagctcAAGACCATGGCCCACgctgggctg GTTGGGTTCCCCAATGCCGGAAAGTCCTCGCTCCTCCGAGCCATTTCAAATGCGAGACCCGCTGTGGCCGCCTACCCGTTCACCACCTTAAGTCCCCACATCGGGATTGTCCACTACGAAGGCCACCAACAAATAGCAG TGGCCGACATCCCTGGCATCGTGCGTGGTGCCCACCAGAACCGTGGCCTGGGGCTCGCCTTCCTTCGGCACATCGAGCGCTGCCGCTTCCTGCTCTTCGTGGTGGACCTCTCCCTGCCGGAGCCATGGACTCAGGTTGGGCATTTGAAGCACGAATTGGAGATGTACCAGCAGGGcctgtcccagcggccccacgcTGTTGTTGCCAACAAGCTCGATCTCCCGGAGGCCAGAgccagcctgccccagctgcGGGCCCGCCTGGGCCAGGGGGTCATTGTCCTCTCGGCAGTCACCGGAGAGAAcctggaggagctgctgctgcggctAAAGGGACTGCACGAGGCCTGCGGGGAGGCTGAGCGGGGGCAGGGCCGCCTGCCACTCGGCTGGTAG
- the SS18L1 gene encoding calcium-responsive transactivator produces the protein MSVAFASARPRGKGEVTQQTIQKMLDENHHLIQSILDFQSKGKTAECTQYQQILHRNLVYLATIADSNQNMQSLLPAPPTQNMTLGPGALTQSGPGQGLHAQGSLSDAIGSGLPPTSLLQGQIGNGPSHASMQQTAQSTLPTTSMSMSGSGHGSAPGYSHAGPSSQSVPMQGQGPISSYVSRSNINMPSNPVSMMHQQAATSHYNSAQGGSQHYQGQSSIAMMGQGGQGSGMMGQRPMAPYRPSQQGSSQQYLGQEEYYSEQYSHSQGASESMNQQYYPDGHGDYTYQQSSYTEQSYDRSFDESTQHYYEGGNSQYNQQQAGYQQGTAQQQGYSGQQYPGQQSYPGQQQAYGPAQGAPSQYSGYQQAQGQQYGSYRASQTGPSAQQQRPYGYEQASFPGSPGMAMHPVCPGVRTVTLIGLGGFEVLFSGQYGNYQQ, from the exons ATGCTGGACGAGAACCATCACTTGATTCAGAGCATCTTGGACTTCCAAAGCAAGGGCAAGACAGCCGAATGCACGCA GTACCAGCAGATCCTGCACCGGAACCTGGTGTACCTGGCCACCATCGCGGACTCCAACCAGAATATGCAGTCCCTGCTCCCTGCG CCACCGACCCAGAACATGACCCTGGGTCCTGGTGCCCTGACACAGAGTGgccctggccagggcctgcacgCCCAGGGCAGCCTCAGCGACGCCATTGGCTCAggcctgccccccacctccctctTGCAAGGCCAGATTGGCAACG GCCCCAGCCACGCGTCCATGCAGCAGACGGCGCAGAGCACGCTGCCCACCACCTCTATGAGCATGTCAGGAAGCGGCCACGGCTCGGCGCCCGGCTACAGCCACGCAGGACCCTCCTCGCAGAGTGtccccatgcaggggcagggccCCATCAGCAGCTACGTGTCCCGCAGCAATATCAACATGCCCTCTAACCCAG TTTCCATGATGCATCAGCAAGCAGCCACATCGCACTACAACTCGGCGCAGGGTGGCAGCCAGCACTACCAGGGCCAGTCGTCCATCGCCATGATGGGCCAGGGCGGTCAGGGCAGCGGCATGATGGGGCAGCGGCCCATGGCACCGTACCGGCCGTCCCAGCAAG GTTCTTCCCAGCAGTACCTGGGCCAGGAGGAGTACTACAGTGAGCAGTACAGCCACAGCCAAGGCGCCTCGGAGTCCATGAACCAGCAGTACTACCCAGACG GCCATGGTGATTATACGTATCAGCAGTCATCCTACACGGAACAGAGCTACGACCGCTCGTTCGATGAGTCTACTCAGCACTACTACGAGGGGG GAAACTCCCAGTACAACCAGCAGCAGGCTGGCTACCAGCAGGGCACTGCCCAGCAGCAGGGCTACTCTGGGCAGCAGTACCCCGGCCAGCAGAGctaccctgggcagcagcaggcctaCG GGCCTGCCCAGGGAGCACCCTCACAGTACTCCGGCTACCAGCAAGCCCAAGGCCAGCAGTACGGGAGCTACCGAGCCTCACAGACGGGACCCTCCGCCCAGCAGCAGCGGCCCTATGGCTATGAGCAGGCAAGCTTCCCGGGGTCCCCAGGCATGGCCATGCACCCCGTATGTCCAGGCGTGCGGACGGTCACACTGATCGGCTTGGGAGGGTTTGAAGTCTTGTTTTCT GGCCAGTATGGAAACTACCAGCAGTGA
- the HRH3 gene encoding histamine H3 receptor, with translation MERAPPDGLLNASGALAGEAAAGGARGFSAAWTAVLAALMALLIVATVLGNALVMLAFVADSSLRTQNNFFLLNLAISDFLVGAFCIPLYVPYVLTGRWTFGRGLCKLWLVVDYLLCTSSVFNIVLISYDRFLSVTRAVSYRAQQGDTRRAVRKMALVWVLAFLLYGPAILSWEYVSGGSSIPEGHCYAEFFYNWYFLITASTLEFFTPFLSVTFFNLSIYLNIQRRTRLRRDGAAPEPPPEAQPSPPPPGCWGCWPRGHGEAVPLHRCGVGEAAPGPEAGEGALGGGAAASPTSSSGSSSRGGGERPRSLKRGSKPSASSASLEKRMKMVSQGISQRFRLSRDKKVAKSLAVIVSIFGLCWAPYTLLMIIRAACHGHCVPDFWYETSFWLLWANSAVNPVLYPLCHYSFRRAFTKLLCPQRLKFQPHGSLEQCWK, from the exons ATGGAGCGCGCGCCGCCCGACGGGCTGCTGAACGCGTCGGGGGCGCTGGCAGGCgaggcggcggcgggcggggcgCGCGGCTTCTCCGCCGCCTGGACCGCCGTGCTGGCCGCGCTCATGGCGCTGCTCATCGTGGCCACGGTGCTGGGCAACGCGCTGGTCATGCTCGCCTTCGTAGCCGACTCGAGCCTCCGCACCCAGAACAACTTCTTTCTTCTCAACCTCGCCATCTCCGACTTCCTCGTGG GTGCCTTCTGCATCCCGCTGTATGTGCCCTATGTGCTGACCGGCCGCTGGACCTTCGGCCGGGGCCTCTGCAAGCTGTGGCTGGTGGTGGACTACCTGCTGTGCACCTCGTCAGTCTTCAACATCGTGCTAATCAGCTACGACCGCTTCCTGTCCGTCACCCGAGCT GTCTCCTACCGGGCCCAGCAGGGTGACACGCGGCGGGCGGTGCGCAAGATGGCGCTGGTGTGGGTGCTGGCCTTCCTGCTGTACGGGCCGGCCATCCTGAGCTGGGAGTACGTGTCCGGCGGCAGCTCCATCCCTGAGGGCCACTGCTATGCCGAGTTCTTCTACAACTGGTACTTCCTTATCACGGCCTCCACCCTCGAGTTCTTCACCCCCTTCCTCAGCGTCACCTTCTTCAACCTCAGCATCTACCTGAACATCCAGCGGCGCACGCGCCTGCGCCGCGACGGCGCCGCCCCGGAGCCCCCGCCCGAGGCCCAGCCttcgccgccgccgcccggctgctggggctgctggcccAGGGGCCACGGGGAGGCAGTGCCGCTGCACAGGTGCGGCGTGGGGGAGGCGGCCCCGGGCCCCGAGGCCGGCGAGGGGGCGCTCGGGGGCGGCGCAGCGGCCTCGCCCACCTCCAGCTCGGGCAGCTCCTCGCGCGGGGGCGGGGAGCGGCCGCGCTCGCTCAAGCGGGGCTCCAAGCCGTCGGCCTCCTCGGCGTCCCTGGAGAAGCGCATGAAGATGGTCTCGCAGGGCATCAGCCAGCGTTTCCGGCTGTCGCGGGACAAGAAGGTGGCCAAGTCCCTGGCCGTGATCGTGAGCATCTTCGGGCTCTGCTGGGCGCCCTACACTCTGTTGATGATCATTCGGGCGGCCTGCCACGGTCACTGCGTCCCCGACTTCTGGTACGAGACGTCGTTCTGGTTGCTGTGGGCCAACTCTGCAGTCAACCCAGTGCTCTACCCGCTGTGCCACTACAGCTTCCGTCGCGCCTTCACCAAGCTGCTGTGCCCACAGCGGCTCAAGTTCCAGCCTCATGGCTCGCTGGAGCAGTGCTGGAAGTGA